A DNA window from Citrobacter tructae contains the following coding sequences:
- the hycE gene encoding formate hydrogenlyase subunit HycE, whose product MSEEKVGQQYLAALHQAFPGVVLDEGWQTKDQLTITVKVNYLPEVVEFLYYKQGGWLSVLFGNDERQLCGHYAVYYVMSMEQGTKCWITVRVEVDANKLEFPSVTPRVPAAVWGEREVRDMYGLIPVGLPDERRLVLPDDWPDELYPLRKDSMDYRQRPAPTTDAETYEFINELGDKKNNVVPIGPLHVTSDEPGHFRLFVDGENIIDADYRLFYVHRGMEKLAETRMGYNEVTFLSDRVCGICGFAHSTAYTTSVENAMGIVVPERAQMIRAILLEVERLHSHLLNLGLACHFTGFDSGFMQFFRVRETSMKMAEILTGARKTYGLNLIGGIRRDLLKDDMIQTRQLAQQMRRDVQELVDMLLSTPNMEQRTVGIGRLDPEIARDFSNVGPMVRASGHARDTRADHPFVGYGLLPMEVHSEQGCDVISRLKVRINEVYTALNMIDFGLDNLPGGPLAVEGFTYIPHRFALGFAEAPRGDDIHWSMTGDNQKLYRWRCRAATYANWPTLRYMLRGNTVSDAPLIIGSLDPCYSCTDRMTVVDVRKKKSKVVPYKELERYSIERKNSPLK is encoded by the coding sequence ATGTCTGAAGAAAAAGTAGGTCAACAATATCTCGCCGCTCTGCACCAGGCCTTCCCGGGTGTGGTGCTGGATGAAGGCTGGCAGACCAAAGATCAGCTGACCATCACCGTGAAGGTGAACTACCTGCCGGAAGTGGTTGAGTTCCTGTACTACAAACAGGGTGGTTGGTTGTCGGTACTGTTTGGTAACGACGAACGCCAGCTGTGCGGCCATTATGCCGTTTACTACGTGATGTCGATGGAGCAGGGCACCAAGTGTTGGATCACCGTCCGCGTAGAAGTCGATGCCAATAAACTGGAGTTCCCGTCCGTTACGCCGCGCGTACCGGCCGCCGTCTGGGGCGAGCGTGAAGTGCGCGACATGTACGGTTTGATCCCGGTTGGTTTACCAGATGAACGCCGTCTGGTACTGCCGGATGACTGGCCGGATGAACTCTATCCGCTGCGTAAAGACAGCATGGATTACCGTCAGCGCCCCGCGCCGACCACTGATGCCGAAACCTACGAGTTCATCAACGAACTGGGTGACAAGAAAAACAATGTGGTGCCGATTGGCCCGCTGCACGTGACCTCCGACGAACCGGGCCACTTCCGTCTGTTTGTTGATGGCGAAAATATCATCGATGCCGACTACCGTCTGTTCTATGTCCATCGTGGCATGGAAAAGCTGGCGGAAACCCGTATGGGTTACAACGAAGTCACCTTCCTGTCGGATCGCGTGTGCGGCATTTGCGGCTTTGCCCACAGCACCGCGTACACCACCTCCGTGGAAAATGCGATGGGGATTGTGGTGCCGGAACGCGCGCAGATGATCCGCGCCATTCTGCTCGAAGTTGAACGTCTGCATTCGCACCTGCTGAACCTTGGCCTCGCCTGCCACTTTACCGGCTTTGACTCCGGTTTCATGCAGTTCTTCCGCGTGCGTGAAACGTCCATGAAGATGGCGGAGATCCTCACTGGGGCGCGTAAAACCTACGGTCTGAATCTGATCGGCGGCATCCGTCGTGACCTGCTGAAAGACGATATGATTCAGACCCGTCAGTTGGCTCAGCAAATGCGTCGCGACGTGCAGGAACTGGTCGATATGCTGCTCAGCACGCCGAACATGGAACAGCGTACTGTCGGCATTGGTCGTCTGGATCCTGAAATCGCCCGTGACTTCAGTAACGTTGGTCCAATGGTTCGCGCCAGCGGTCATGCTCGTGATACCCGCGCCGATCACCCGTTTGTCGGCTATGGTCTACTGCCGATGGAAGTGCACAGTGAACAAGGCTGTGACGTGATTTCTCGCCTGAAAGTGCGTATCAATGAAGTTTACACCGCACTGAACATGATTGACTTCGGCCTCGATAACTTACCTGGCGGCCCACTGGCGGTGGAAGGCTTCACCTACATTCCGCACCGTTTCGCACTGGGTTTTGCCGAAGCACCGCGTGGCGATGACATCCACTGGAGTATGACCGGCGACAACCAGAAGCTGTATCGCTGGCGCTGCCGTGCGGCCACCTATGCGAACTGGCCGACGTTGCGTTACATGCTGCGCGGTAACACCGTCTCCGATGCCCCGCTGATTATCGGTAGCCTCGATCCTTGCTACTCCTGTACTGACCGCATGACCGTGGTTGATGTGCGTAAGAAGAAAAGCAAAGTCGTGCCGTACAAAGAACTTGAGCGCTACAGCATCGAGCGTAAAAACTCGCCGCTGAAATAA
- a CDS encoding 6-phospho-beta-glucosidase: MSVFPQGFLWGGALAANQSEGAYREGGKGLTTVDMIPHGEHRMPVKLGQEKRVQLRDDEFYPSHEAIDFYHRYKEDIALMAEMGFTVFRTSIAWSRLYPNGDELAPNQEGIDFYRSVFTECKKYGIEPLVTLCHFDVPMHLVTEYGSWRNRKMVEFFTRYARTCFEAFDGLVKYWLTFNEINIMLHSPFSGAGLVFEAGENQDQVKYQAAHHELVASALATKIAHEINPRNQVGCMLAGGNFYPYSCKPEDVWTALEKDRENLFFIDVQARGAYPSYSARVFREKGVVIEKAPHDDEILKNTVDFVSFSYYASRCASAEMNTGNTSAANVVKSLRNPYIEASEWGWGIDPLGLRITMNMMYDRYQKPLFLVENGLGAKDEPDANGEINDDYRIRYLREHIRAMADAIEDGVPLMGYTTWGCIDLVSASTGEMSKRYGFVYVDRDDAGNGTLARTRKKSFWWYKKVIASNGADLD, translated from the coding sequence ATGTCTGTTTTTCCGCAAGGATTTTTATGGGGCGGCGCACTGGCCGCCAACCAGTCTGAAGGGGCGTACCGCGAAGGTGGAAAAGGGCTGACCACCGTGGATATGATCCCCCACGGCGAACATCGGATGCCGGTCAAACTGGGTCAGGAAAAACGCGTTCAACTGCGCGATGACGAGTTTTATCCCAGCCATGAGGCGATCGATTTTTATCATCGCTATAAAGAGGATATCGCCTTGATGGCGGAAATGGGGTTTACGGTGTTTCGTACCTCAATTGCCTGGAGTCGGCTCTATCCGAACGGGGACGAACTCGCCCCCAATCAGGAAGGCATCGATTTTTATCGTTCTGTTTTTACCGAATGTAAAAAGTACGGCATTGAGCCGTTGGTCACGCTGTGCCACTTCGATGTGCCGATGCACCTGGTCACCGAGTACGGCTCCTGGCGTAATCGCAAAATGGTGGAATTTTTTACCCGCTACGCCCGTACCTGCTTTGAGGCCTTTGACGGTCTGGTGAAATACTGGCTGACCTTCAATGAAATCAACATCATGCTACACAGTCCTTTTTCCGGCGCGGGGCTAGTGTTTGAAGCAGGTGAAAACCAGGATCAGGTGAAATACCAGGCCGCGCACCACGAACTGGTTGCCAGCGCGCTGGCGACCAAAATCGCCCACGAAATCAATCCGCGCAACCAGGTTGGCTGCATGCTGGCGGGTGGAAACTTCTACCCCTACTCGTGCAAACCTGAGGATGTATGGACCGCACTGGAAAAAGACCGTGAAAACCTGTTCTTTATTGATGTACAGGCGCGCGGGGCTTATCCCTCCTATTCAGCCCGCGTATTCCGTGAAAAGGGCGTGGTGATAGAAAAAGCCCCGCACGATGACGAGATCCTGAAAAACACCGTCGATTTTGTCTCCTTCAGCTATTACGCCTCGCGCTGCGCCTCAGCAGAAATGAACACCGGCAATACCAGCGCCGCTAACGTGGTGAAGTCGCTGCGCAATCCGTACATTGAAGCCAGTGAATGGGGCTGGGGCATTGACCCACTGGGTCTGCGCATCACCATGAACATGATGTACGACCGCTACCAGAAACCGCTATTTTTGGTGGAAAACGGCCTGGGGGCGAAAGATGAACCAGACGCCAACGGTGAGATCAATGACGACTACCGCATCCGCTATTTACGCGAGCACATTCGCGCCATGGCAGACGCCATCGAAGACGGTGTGCCGCTGATGGGTTATACCACCTGGGGCTGTATTGATCTGGTCTCCGCCTCCACCGGCGAAATGAGTAAACGCTACGGTTTTGTCTATGTGGATCGCGATGATGCCGGCAACGGAACGTTAGCGCGTACCCGTAAGAAATCATTCTGGTGGTACAAAAAAGTGATCGCCAGTAATGGGGCCGATCTGGACTGA
- the hycI gene encoding hydrogenase maturation peptidase HycI: protein MTDVLLCVGNSMMGDDGAGPLLAEMCAADPKGNWVVIDGGSAPENDIVAIRELRPERLLIVDATDMGLNPGEIRIIDPDDIAEMFMMTTHNMPLNYLVEQLKDDVGEVIFLGIQPDIVGFYYPMTQPIKEAVETVYQRLAGWEGHGGFAELDAPEE, encoded by the coding sequence GTGACTGACGTTTTATTGTGTGTCGGCAACAGCATGATGGGTGACGACGGAGCAGGTCCGCTACTGGCAGAAATGTGCGCCGCAGATCCTAAAGGCAACTGGGTGGTCATTGACGGCGGAAGCGCGCCGGAAAATGACATCGTAGCGATCCGTGAACTGCGCCCGGAACGCCTGCTGATTGTTGATGCCACCGACATGGGCCTCAACCCCGGTGAGATCCGCATTATCGATCCCGATGATATTGCCGAGATGTTCATGATGACCACCCACAACATGCCGCTGAACTATTTGGTAGAGCAGCTGAAAGACGACGTTGGCGAGGTGATATTCCTCGGCATTCAACCGGATATTGTCGGTTTCTATTACCCGATGACGCAGCCAATCAAAGAGGCAGTAGAGACCGTGTATCAGCGATTAGCCGGTTGGGAAGGCCATGGCGGATTTGCTGAGTTAGACGCGCCAGAAGAGTAA
- a CDS encoding LacI family DNA-binding transcriptional regulator, producing the protein MTTMLEVAKRAGVSKATVSRVLSGNGYVSQETKDRVFQAIEESGYRPNLLARSLAAKSTQTLGLVVTNTLYHGVYFSELLFHAARMAEDKGRQLLLADGKHSAEEERQAIQYLLDLRCDAIMIYPRFLNVDDIDDIIDAHAQPIMVLNRRLRKNSSHCVWCDQKQTSFNAVTQLISAGHTEIAFITGSMDSPTGVERLSGYKDALVHHGISVNNDLIVNGKWTPVCGAEGVKTLLSRKASFTALVASNDDMAIGAMKQLNEQGINIPAQVSVIGFDDIALAPYMVPALASVKIPVTEMVQETIGRLIFMLDGGAFTPEKTFTGELIPRASLAPSLSR; encoded by the coding sequence ATGACCACGATGCTGGAAGTGGCGAAGCGTGCTGGCGTGTCGAAAGCGACGGTTTCCCGGGTGCTTTCGGGGAACGGCTACGTCAGTCAGGAGACCAAAGACCGCGTGTTCCAGGCCATTGAAGAGAGTGGCTATCGTCCCAATTTGCTGGCGCGCAGCCTGGCGGCGAAGAGCACGCAGACGCTGGGCCTGGTCGTGACCAACACCCTGTACCACGGCGTCTATTTTAGCGAGTTGCTGTTCCATGCCGCGCGTATGGCGGAGGATAAGGGACGTCAGCTTTTGCTTGCTGACGGCAAACACAGCGCTGAGGAAGAACGCCAGGCGATTCAATATCTGCTCGACCTGCGTTGTGATGCGATCATGATCTACCCGCGTTTTCTCAACGTCGATGATATAGACGATATTATCGATGCGCACGCCCAGCCGATTATGGTACTTAACCGACGTCTGCGTAAAAATAGCAGTCACTGCGTCTGGTGTGATCAAAAGCAAACCAGCTTTAACGCCGTCACGCAATTGATTAGCGCCGGGCATACCGAGATTGCTTTTATTACCGGCTCGATGGATTCACCTACCGGCGTGGAGCGACTCTCTGGTTATAAGGACGCGCTGGTGCATCATGGCATCTCTGTAAATAATGATTTGATTGTTAACGGGAAATGGACGCCGGTTTGCGGAGCTGAAGGTGTTAAAACCTTGCTTTCACGTAAGGCAAGCTTTACCGCGCTGGTGGCCAGCAATGATGACATGGCGATTGGGGCGATGAAGCAGTTGAACGAGCAGGGCATCAATATTCCCGCGCAGGTGTCGGTGATTGGTTTCGATGATATTGCCCTTGCGCCATACATGGTCCCGGCGCTTGCCAGCGTTAAAATCCCGGTAACGGAGATGGTCCAGGAAACCATAGGTCGGCTGATCTTTATGCTGGACGGCGGAGCATTTACGCCAGAGAAAACCTTTACCGGCGAACTTATCCCTCGCGCTTCTCTTGCGCCGTCACTTTCGCGCTGA
- the hycG gene encoding formate hydrogenlyase subunit HycG: MSNLLGPRDANGIPVPMTVDESIASMKASLLKSIKRSAYVYRVDCGGCNGCEIEIFATLSPLFDAERFGIKVVPSPRHADILLFTGAVTRAMRSPALRAWQSAPDPKICISYGACGNSGGIFHDLYCVWGGTDKIVPVDVYIPGCPPTPAATLYGFAMALGLLEQKIHARAPGELDAQPAEILHPDMVQPLRVKVDREARRLAGYRYGRQIADDYMTQLGQGEHQVARWLEAENDPRLTEIVTHLNHVVEEARIR, encoded by the coding sequence ATGAGCAATTTATTAGGCCCACGTGATGCCAACGGAATTCCGGTGCCGATGACCGTGGATGAATCCATTGCCAGCATGAAAGCGTCATTGCTGAAAAGCATCAAGCGTTCAGCGTACGTTTACCGCGTCGACTGCGGTGGCTGCAACGGTTGCGAAATCGAAATTTTCGCCACGCTGTCTCCGCTGTTTGACGCCGAACGTTTTGGTATCAAAGTGGTTCCGTCGCCGCGTCACGCGGACATTCTGCTGTTTACCGGTGCGGTAACCCGTGCGATGCGTTCTCCGGCACTGCGTGCCTGGCAGTCTGCCCCGGATCCGAAAATTTGTATTTCCTACGGGGCCTGCGGTAACAGCGGCGGTATCTTTCACGACTTATACTGCGTATGGGGCGGCACCGACAAAATAGTACCGGTGGATGTGTATATTCCTGGTTGCCCACCGACGCCAGCCGCCACGCTGTATGGCTTTGCGATGGCGCTTGGCCTGCTGGAACAAAAAATTCACGCGCGTGCGCCAGGCGAACTGGATGCGCAGCCCGCTGAAATTCTGCATCCGGATATGGTTCAGCCGCTGCGCGTGAAGGTCGATCGTGAAGCGCGCCGTCTGGCGGGCTATCGCTATGGTCGCCAGATTGCCGATGATTATATGACGCAGTTAGGACAGGGTGAGCATCAGGTGGCGCGCTGGCTGGAAGCGGAAAACGATCCGCGTCTGACCGAGATCGTCACGCACCTTAATCATGTTGTAGAAGAGGCGCGTATCCGATGA
- the hycF gene encoding formate hydrogenlyase subunit HycF, with translation MFTFIKKVIKTGAPTSSYPLEPIAVDKNFRGKPEHNPQQCIGCAACVNACPSNALTVETDLVTNELAWQFNLGRCIFCGRCEEVCPTAAIKLSQEYELAVWKKEDFLQQSRFALCNCRVCKRPFAVQKEIDYAIALLKHNGDSRAENHREGFETCPDCKRQKCLVPSDRIELTRHMKEAS, from the coding sequence ATGTTTACCTTTATCAAAAAAGTCATCAAAACCGGGGCGCCAACGTCGTCGTATCCGCTGGAGCCTATCGCGGTCGATAAAAATTTCCGTGGCAAACCGGAACACAATCCGCAGCAGTGTATTGGCTGCGCAGCCTGTGTGAATGCGTGCCCGTCCAATGCGCTGACGGTCGAAACCGACCTGGTCACCAATGAGCTGGCCTGGCAGTTTAACCTGGGACGCTGCATTTTCTGCGGTCGCTGCGAAGAAGTCTGCCCGACAGCGGCGATTAAGCTGTCGCAGGAATATGAGCTGGCGGTATGGAAGAAAGAAGATTTCCTGCAGCAGTCTCGTTTTGCGCTGTGTAACTGCCGCGTCTGCAAGCGTCCTTTTGCAGTGCAAAAAGAGATCGATTACGCCATTGCGCTGCTTAAACACAACGGTGATTCCCGTGCGGAAAATCACCGTGAAGGCTTTGAGACCTGCCCGGACTGTAAGCGCCAGAAATGCCTGGTGCCGTCTGACCGTATTGAACTGACTCGCCATATGAAAGAGGCCAGCTGA
- a CDS encoding SymE family type I addiction module toxin encodes MPTDNAQTTMIISKPVRRLRVGYVRRRYEDRHTGFTLRISRHASLTLNGDWLEQAGFPTGTAVNVSVMQGKLIIEQVAE; translated from the coding sequence ATGCCTACTGATAATGCCCAAACAACAATGATTATCTCCAAACCCGTGCGTCGTTTAAGAGTGGGTTATGTCAGAAGACGCTACGAAGATCGCCACACCGGATTCACCCTGCGAATCAGTCGGCACGCCTCATTAACGCTCAATGGCGACTGGCTGGAACAGGCGGGATTCCCTACCGGCACGGCGGTGAATGTTTCGGTAATGCAGGGGAAATTAATTATTGAGCAGGTGGCCGAGTAA
- the hydN gene encoding electron transport protein HydN yields MNRFIIADANKCIGCRTCEVACVVSHQDNQDCASLTPETFLPRIHVIKGVNVSTATLCRQCEDAPCANVCPNGAISRDKGFVHVMQERCIGCKTCVVACPYGAMEVVVRPVIRNSGAGLNVRAEKAEANKCDLCHHREAGPACMEVCPTHALIYVDRNKLEQLSAEKRRRAALDSTASLLF; encoded by the coding sequence ATGAACCGTTTCATCATTGCAGACGCCAATAAATGCATTGGTTGCCGTACCTGTGAAGTGGCCTGCGTGGTATCACACCAGGATAACCAGGACTGCGCATCGCTGACCCCTGAAACCTTTTTACCGCGCATTCACGTGATCAAAGGCGTTAACGTCTCTACCGCGACGTTGTGCCGTCAGTGTGAAGATGCGCCGTGCGCCAACGTCTGTCCGAATGGTGCGATTAGCCGCGATAAAGGCTTTGTCCACGTAATGCAGGAACGCTGCATTGGTTGTAAAACCTGCGTGGTTGCTTGCCCTTACGGCGCAATGGAAGTCGTTGTTCGTCCGGTTATTCGTAATAGCGGCGCAGGTCTGAACGTACGTGCGGAAAAAGCCGAAGCCAATAAATGTGACCTGTGCCACCATCGTGAAGCGGGTCCTGCCTGTATGGAAGTCTGCCCGACGCATGCCCTGATTTATGTTGATCGTAATAAACTTGAGCAACTGAGCGCGGAAAAACGCCGTCGTGCGGCGCTGGATTCCACCGCATCTTTACTGTTCTGA
- a CDS encoding formate hydrogenlyase maturation HycH family protein, which produces MSETVVFSQLSRKFIDENDATPAEAQQVVYYSLAIGHHLGIIDCLEAALTCPWDDYLAWIATLAEGSEARRKMEGVPKYGEIVIDFNHVQMLARAFDDALAVQTPQQREWSKLMLSMLHDIHQESAIYLMVRRHRD; this is translated from the coding sequence ATGAGTGAAACGGTGGTGTTCAGTCAACTGAGCCGTAAGTTTATTGATGAGAACGATGCAACGCCCGCCGAGGCGCAGCAGGTTGTCTATTACAGCCTGGCGATTGGTCACCACCTCGGGATCATCGACTGCCTGGAAGCGGCGTTAACCTGCCCGTGGGATGATTATCTGGCGTGGATTGCCACACTTGCCGAAGGAAGCGAAGCCCGTCGTAAGATGGAAGGCGTGCCGAAGTATGGCGAGATCGTTATCGATTTTAACCATGTGCAGATGCTGGCGCGCGCGTTTGATGACGCGCTTGCCGTGCAGACACCACAGCAGCGGGAATGGAGCAAACTGATGCTCAGCATGCTGCATGACATTCATCAGGAAAGTGCCATCTATCTGATGGTGAGGAGACACCGTGACTGA
- the ascF gene encoding PTS cellobiose/arbutin/salicin transporter subunit IIBC yields the protein MSKNYAALARSVVTALGGVENITAVTHCMTRLRFVIKDDSQVDSATLKTLNGVLGVVRNDNQCQVIIGNTVSQAYREVVGLLPGDMQPSEPAGKPKLTLKRIGAGILDALIGTMSPLIPAIIGGSMLKLLAMILEMTGILEKGSSTLTILTVIGDGAFFFLPLMVAASAAIKFKTNMSLAIAIAGVLVHPSFIELMAKAAQGEHVEFALIPVTAVKYTYTVIPALVMTWCLSYIERWVDRITPAVTKNFLKPMLIVLIAAPLAIVLIGPIGIWIGSAISALVYTIHGYLGWLSVAIMGALWPLLVMTGMHRVFTPTIIQTIAETGKEGMVMPSEIGANLSLGGSSLAVAWKTKNPELRQTALAAAASAIMAGISEPALYGVAVRLKRPLIASLISGFICGAVAGMAGLASHSMAAPGLFTSVQFFDPANPMTIVWVFGVMALAVVLSFVLTLLLGFEDIPVEDAAAQARKNQAAQPGNVNGASI from the coding sequence ATGTCTAAGAATTATGCAGCGCTGGCGCGCTCGGTTGTGACGGCTCTGGGCGGCGTCGAGAACATCACCGCAGTGACACACTGCATGACCCGCCTGCGTTTCGTGATCAAAGATGATTCGCAGGTCGACAGCGCTACGCTGAAAACGCTCAATGGCGTGCTCGGCGTGGTGCGTAACGACAATCAGTGCCAGGTGATTATTGGTAATACCGTGTCACAAGCATATCGCGAGGTTGTCGGCCTGCTGCCGGGCGATATGCAGCCCAGCGAACCCGCAGGCAAACCCAAACTAACGCTCAAGCGTATCGGTGCTGGGATCCTTGACGCGCTGATCGGCACCATGTCACCGCTGATCCCGGCGATTATCGGCGGATCAATGCTGAAACTGCTGGCGATGATCCTCGAAATGACCGGCATTCTGGAAAAAGGCTCTTCAACGCTAACCATCCTGACGGTAATCGGCGACGGCGCATTCTTCTTCCTGCCGCTGATGGTCGCCGCCTCGGCAGCCATTAAATTCAAAACCAATATGTCGCTGGCCATCGCGATTGCGGGCGTACTGGTGCATCCGAGCTTTATTGAGCTGATGGCAAAGGCCGCACAGGGTGAACACGTTGAGTTTGCGCTGATCCCGGTCACTGCGGTGAAATATACGTATACGGTGATCCCGGCGCTGGTCATGACCTGGTGCCTGTCGTACATCGAACGTTGGGTGGATCGCATCACCCCGGCGGTGACGAAAAATTTCCTTAAACCGATGCTGATCGTGCTGATCGCCGCCCCGCTCGCCATCGTCTTAATTGGCCCGATTGGCATCTGGATCGGTAGCGCTATCTCCGCGCTGGTGTATACCATTCACGGCTATCTGGGCTGGCTGTCGGTAGCCATCATGGGCGCACTGTGGCCGCTGCTGGTGATGACCGGCATGCACCGCGTCTTTACCCCCACCATTATTCAGACTATTGCCGAAACCGGTAAAGAAGGCATGGTGATGCCATCTGAAATCGGTGCCAACCTGTCGCTGGGAGGCTCTTCTTTAGCCGTCGCCTGGAAAACCAAAAACCCGGAACTGCGCCAGACGGCGTTAGCGGCAGCCGCCTCAGCCATCATGGCGGGAATTTCCGAACCGGCGCTGTACGGCGTGGCGGTGCGTTTGAAACGCCCGCTGATCGCAAGTCTTATCAGCGGTTTTATCTGCGGCGCCGTTGCCGGGATGGCCGGACTGGCAAGCCACTCGATGGCCGCACCGGGCCTGTTCACCAGCGTGCAGTTTTTCGACCCGGCCAATCCGATGACTATCGTTTGGGTGTTCGGCGTCATGGCGCTGGCGGTGGTGCTGTCGTTTGTCTTAACGCTGCTGCTCGGCTTTGAGGATATTCCCGTCGAAGATGCGGCCGCGCAGGCCAGAAAAAATCAGGCCGCGCAACCGGGCAATGTCAATGGAGCCAGCATCTGA